In a single window of the Massilia oculi genome:
- a CDS encoding putative bifunctional diguanylate cyclase/phosphodiesterase, whose translation MSTTQPLPDPSLPEQAGALSLDLLLRNLPGAVFRCHNDRDWTIEFISEGVEKLTGYSPATFTARPGLPFGSIILPEDRALVDGAVALALAQGRAYQVTYRIRTASGDVRWICEQGSLNLSGGAPGMLEGFMSDFTRLKKADLKMQEQASFLQRARDAIIAMDMHSVISYWNHGAERLYGWSAREALGKRFCELLCDKPALYEAAFRQTLESGEWAGELAHIRRDGSAVDTDTSWTLLGADDTLGACQKILVIGTDISERKSNEARIFHLAFFDHLTDLPNRANLLDHLRRALLTSTRTRKYGALMFCDLDNFKFLNDSQGHAAGDQLLQAVARRLEHCVREADMVARLGGDEFVVLIQPVEDTRELAANQAEIVAAKVVAALATPFQLGDLNYSVSVSIGVVTLCGVHDTVESTLRQADAAMYQAKAAGRNTFRFHDPAVQAAWSARAELEGSLRRALQHEEFVLHYQPQLDRSGRVLGAEALLRWRLPNGRVLYPAEFIRAAEESGIIVEIGKWVLRTACAELARWQRAPETAGLTLSVNVSARQFNQPDFVPMLQAIFEHSGVQPSSLKLELTESLVITDFVQTAHTMATLKRRGLSFSLDDFGTGYSSLATLRKLPLDQLKIDHSFMRDVLTDQNDASIVRSIIALGDSLGLQVIAEGVETPGQRQFLADAGCHLYQGFLYQSALSAEHFTQYARGIH comes from the coding sequence ATGAGTACGACGCAGCCCTTGCCGGACCCTTCCCTGCCCGAGCAAGCGGGCGCCCTGTCGCTCGACCTGCTGCTGAGGAACTTGCCCGGCGCGGTCTTTCGCTGTCATAACGACCGCGACTGGACCATCGAATTCATCAGCGAGGGTGTCGAAAAGCTGACCGGCTATTCACCCGCCACCTTCACCGCGCGGCCCGGCCTGCCATTCGGCTCGATCATCCTTCCCGAAGATCGCGCCCTGGTGGACGGCGCGGTCGCGCTGGCGCTGGCCCAGGGCCGTGCCTACCAGGTGACCTACCGTATCCGCACCGCGAGCGGCGACGTACGCTGGATCTGCGAACAGGGCTCGCTCAACCTGTCGGGCGGCGCGCCCGGCATGCTGGAGGGCTTCATGTCCGACTTCACGCGCCTGAAGAAGGCCGACCTCAAGATGCAGGAGCAGGCATCGTTCCTGCAACGGGCGCGCGACGCCATCATCGCGATGGACATGCATTCCGTCATCAGCTACTGGAACCATGGCGCCGAGCGCCTGTATGGCTGGAGCGCCCGGGAAGCGCTGGGCAAGCGCTTCTGCGAGTTGTTGTGCGACAAGCCCGCACTGTACGAGGCCGCCTTCAGGCAGACGCTCGAGTCGGGCGAGTGGGCGGGCGAGCTGGCCCACATCCGGCGCGACGGGTCGGCGGTCGACACCGACACCAGCTGGACCTTGCTGGGTGCGGACGACACCCTCGGCGCCTGCCAGAAGATCCTGGTGATCGGCACCGACATCAGCGAACGCAAGAGCAACGAAGCCAGGATCTTCCACCTGGCCTTCTTCGACCACCTGACCGACCTGCCCAACCGCGCCAACCTGCTCGACCACCTGCGCCGCGCCCTGCTCACCAGCACGCGCACGCGCAAGTACGGCGCGCTGATGTTCTGCGACCTCGACAACTTCAAATTCCTCAACGACAGCCAGGGCCACGCGGCCGGCGACCAGCTGCTGCAGGCGGTGGCGCGCCGCCTCGAGCACTGCGTGCGCGAGGCCGACATGGTGGCGCGCCTGGGGGGCGACGAGTTCGTGGTGCTGATCCAGCCGGTGGAGGACACGCGCGAACTGGCCGCGAACCAGGCCGAAATCGTCGCCGCCAAGGTCGTGGCGGCCCTGGCTACGCCGTTCCAGCTGGGCGACCTGAATTACTCGGTGTCGGTCAGCATCGGCGTGGTCACGCTGTGCGGCGTCCACGACACGGTGGAATCGACCTTGCGCCAGGCCGACGCCGCGATGTACCAGGCCAAGGCGGCGGGCCGCAATACCTTCCGCTTCCACGATCCGGCGGTGCAGGCCGCCTGGTCGGCGCGCGCCGAACTCGAAGGCAGCCTGCGGCGCGCGCTGCAGCACGAGGAGTTCGTGCTGCACTACCAGCCCCAGCTCGACCGATCCGGCCGCGTGCTCGGAGCCGAGGCGCTGCTGCGCTGGCGCCTGCCCAATGGCCGGGTGCTCTATCCGGCCGAGTTCATCCGCGCCGCCGAGGAAAGCGGGATCATCGTCGAGATCGGCAAATGGGTGCTGCGCACCGCCTGCGCCGAGCTGGCGCGCTGGCAGCGCGCGCCCGAGACGGCCGGCCTGACGCTGTCGGTCAACGTCAGCGCGCGCCAGTTCAACCAGCCGGATTTCGTGCCCATGCTGCAGGCGATCTTCGAGCACAGCGGGGTGCAGCCATCCAGCCTGAAGCTCGAGCTGACCGAAAGCCTGGTCATCACCGACTTCGTCCAGACCGCGCACACCATGGCCACCCTCAAGCGGCGCGGCCTGAGTTTTTCGCTGGACGACTTCGGCACCGGATATTCATCGCTGGCCACCCTGCGCAAGCTGCCGCTCGACCAGCTCAAGATCGACCACTCCTTCATGCGCGACGTGCTGACCGACCAGAACGACGCCTCGATCGTGCGCTCCATCATCGCGCTGGGCGACAGCCTGGGTTTGCAGGTGATTGCCGAAGGGGTCGAGACGCCGGGGCAGCGGCAGTTCCTGGCCGATGCCGGCTGCCATCTTTACCAGGGGTTTCTCTACCAGAGCGCGCTCAGCGCCGAGCATTTCACGCAGTACGCGCGCGGCATCCATTAA
- a CDS encoding 5-(carboxyamino)imidazole ribonucleotide synthase translates to MTQPALSPILPSADPSTWLGVMGGGQLGRMFAHAAQAMGYKVAVLEPSADCPAGQVADRTIEGDYTDGDALAELAALCAAVTTEFENVPADSLAQLAASSFVAPSSLCVQIAQDRILEKKFFVDCAPTSKVMPAPHKTIASHADIDAIGEDLLPGILKTVRMGYDGKGQVRVRSREDVRAAFDSMDGVTCLLEKMLPLAYEVSVLTARGHDGESVVYPIAENVHRDGILFTTTVPGPNVSAACARQAQDAARAIVAQLGYVGVLCIEFFVLDDGTLVVNEMAPRPHNSGHYTIDACITSQFAQQVRAMARLPLGDVRQHSASVMLNILGDVWFEGASEDAREPAWDRVLGLPGANLHLYGKNDPRRGRKMGHVTFVAPTLAEAQDSLRAACAILGIEP, encoded by the coding sequence ATGACTCAACCCGCATTGTCCCCAATCCTCCCATCCGCCGATCCGTCGACCTGGCTTGGCGTGATGGGCGGCGGCCAGCTCGGTCGCATGTTCGCCCACGCCGCCCAGGCCATGGGCTACAAGGTCGCCGTGCTCGAGCCGAGCGCCGATTGCCCGGCCGGCCAGGTGGCCGACCGCACCATCGAAGGCGATTACACCGATGGCGACGCCCTGGCCGAACTGGCGGCGCTGTGCGCGGCCGTTACCACCGAATTCGAGAACGTCCCCGCCGACAGCCTGGCGCAGCTCGCAGCAAGCAGCTTTGTCGCGCCATCGAGCCTGTGCGTGCAGATCGCGCAAGACCGCATCCTCGAGAAGAAGTTCTTCGTCGACTGCGCGCCGACCTCGAAGGTGATGCCGGCCCCGCACAAGACCATCGCCTCGCATGCCGATATCGATGCCATCGGCGAAGACCTGCTGCCGGGCATCCTCAAGACCGTGCGCATGGGCTACGACGGCAAGGGCCAGGTCCGCGTGCGTTCGCGCGAGGACGTGCGCGCCGCCTTCGACAGCATGGATGGCGTGACCTGCCTGCTCGAGAAGATGCTGCCGCTGGCCTACGAGGTCTCGGTGCTGACCGCGCGCGGCCACGATGGCGAGTCCGTCGTGTATCCGATCGCCGAGAACGTGCACCGCGACGGCATCCTGTTCACCACCACCGTGCCGGGACCGAACGTGTCCGCGGCCTGCGCCAGGCAGGCCCAGGACGCGGCGCGCGCCATCGTCGCCCAGCTGGGTTACGTCGGCGTGCTGTGCATCGAGTTCTTCGTGCTGGATGACGGCACCCTGGTCGTCAACGAGATGGCGCCGCGTCCGCACAACAGCGGCCACTACACGATCGATGCCTGCATCACCAGCCAGTTCGCGCAACAGGTGCGTGCGATGGCGCGCCTGCCGCTGGGCGACGTGCGCCAGCATTCGGCCTCCGTCATGCTCAACATCCTGGGCGATGTCTGGTTCGAAGGCGCTAGCGAAGACGCACGCGAGCCGGCCTGGGACCGGGTCTTGGGCCTGCCTGGCGCCAACCTGCACCTGTACGGCAAGAACGACCCGCGCCGCGGCCGCAAGATGGGCCACGTAACCTTCGTGGCGCCGACGCTGGCCGAGGCGCAGGACAGCCTGCGCGCCGCCTGCGCGATCCTGGGAATCGAGCCCTGA
- a CDS encoding L-threonylcarbamoyladenylate synthase: MDTQQFDPAAIEAAARALEAGQLVAFPTETVYGLGADAENPAAVAAIYAAKGRPQDHPVIVHLAPEAPLDYWACDIPPQAQALAAAFWPGPLTMILRRAPNIPDAVSGGQDTVGLRCPAHPVALALLRAFKGGKGGVAAPSANKFGHVSPTLAEHVQHEFGSDGSVAMVLDGGPSQVGIESTIVDLSRLDTHGPVLLRPGQISAAAIAAVIDQLPAAPDAAAPRASGTLESHYAPHTPVAMQERATLLQTLDALHGAGRKVALIHVSDMQGIITTTHAALRLPAAPDGFAHALYAALRAMDGQGADVILVEAPPQGGDWLGVNDRLRRAAHGSTGIVHGLLNSQAKV; this comes from the coding sequence ATGGACACGCAGCAGTTCGACCCAGCGGCCATCGAGGCCGCCGCGCGCGCGTTGGAGGCCGGCCAGCTGGTCGCCTTCCCGACCGAGACCGTATACGGCCTGGGCGCCGACGCCGAGAATCCTGCGGCGGTGGCCGCCATCTACGCCGCCAAGGGCCGCCCGCAAGACCATCCGGTGATCGTGCACCTCGCTCCCGAAGCGCCGCTCGACTACTGGGCCTGCGACATCCCGCCGCAGGCGCAGGCGCTGGCGGCCGCCTTCTGGCCCGGCCCGCTCACCATGATCCTCAGGCGCGCCCCGAACATCCCGGACGCCGTCAGTGGCGGCCAGGACACGGTCGGCCTGCGCTGCCCCGCGCACCCGGTGGCGCTGGCGCTGCTGCGCGCGTTCAAGGGCGGGAAGGGCGGGGTCGCCGCGCCGTCGGCGAATAAATTCGGCCACGTCAGCCCGACGCTGGCCGAGCACGTGCAGCATGAATTCGGGAGCGATGGCAGCGTGGCCATGGTGCTCGATGGCGGCCCCTCGCAGGTCGGCATCGAGTCGACCATCGTCGACCTGTCGCGCCTGGACACGCACGGCCCGGTGCTGCTGCGTCCCGGCCAGATCTCTGCCGCCGCGATCGCCGCCGTGATCGACCAGCTGCCGGCCGCACCAGACGCTGCCGCGCCGCGCGCCTCGGGCACGCTCGAATCGCATTACGCGCCGCATACGCCGGTGGCGATGCAGGAGCGCGCGACCCTGCTCCAGACCCTGGACGCGCTGCACGGCGCCGGCCGCAAGGTGGCGTTGATCCACGTGAGCGACATGCAAGGAATCATCACGACGACCCACGCCGCACTGCGCCTGCCGGCGGCGCCCGACGGCTTCGCCCATGCGCTCTACGCCGCGCTGCGCGCGATGGACGGGCAGGGGGCCGACGTGATCCTGGTCGAAGCGCCACCGCAGGGTGGCGACTGGCTCGGCGTCAACGATCGCCTGCGCCGTGCAGCCCATGGTTCGACGGGCATCGTGCACGGTTTGCTCAACAGCCAGGCAAAAGTTTAA
- a CDS encoding OmpW/AlkL family protein: MNIRFNSMIKVLGVAAGLAFASGAYAQSAGQITAKVGFNRLMPKVESGDISAPALPGTKADVGNDMQPVLILSYSLTDNISVEGALGTPYKHSIYGAGAIQGTGKLGEVEALPPTAFVQYRFGAPTSSFRPFVGVGPTYAYFMKERGSGKMTAITNPGSDVPTTFKIDNKLTYSAQVGVAMNFDERWFADATVIKTRLRTDVHFSTGQTQFMKLDPVAIVLAVGYKF; encoded by the coding sequence ATGAATATTCGTTTCAACAGCATGATCAAGGTGCTGGGTGTGGCTGCCGGGCTGGCATTCGCGTCCGGCGCGTACGCGCAATCGGCCGGCCAGATCACGGCCAAGGTCGGTTTCAACCGCTTGATGCCGAAGGTCGAGAGCGGCGACATCAGCGCCCCGGCGCTGCCGGGCACCAAGGCCGACGTCGGCAACGACATGCAGCCGGTGCTGATCCTCAGCTACAGCCTGACCGACAATATCTCGGTCGAAGGCGCGCTCGGCACGCCGTACAAGCACAGCATCTACGGCGCCGGCGCGATCCAGGGCACCGGCAAGCTGGGCGAGGTCGAGGCGCTGCCGCCGACCGCCTTCGTGCAATACCGCTTCGGCGCGCCGACATCAAGCTTCCGTCCGTTCGTCGGCGTCGGTCCGACCTATGCCTACTTCATGAAGGAACGCGGTTCGGGCAAGATGACCGCGATCACCAATCCAGGCAGCGACGTGCCGACCACCTTCAAGATCGACAACAAGCTGACCTATAGCGCGCAAGTCGGCGTGGCGATGAACTTCGACGAGCGCTGGTTCGCCGACGCCACCGTCATCAAGACCCGCCTGCGCACCGACGTGCACTTCTCGACCGGCCAGACCCAGTTCATGAAACTGGATCCGGTGGCGATCGTGCTGGCGGTGGGTTACAAGTTCTGA
- the purE gene encoding 5-(carboxyamino)imidazole ribonucleotide mutase, whose product MSEQNKPLVGVIMGSSSDWDVMQNAVAILKQFGVPFEAQVISAHRMPDEMFTYAEQARRRGLRAIIAGAGGAAHLPGMVAAKTIVPVLGVPVPSKYLRGEDSLLSIVQMPKGVPVSTFAIGEAGAANAALTAVAIIAAGDDALADKLEQFRRDQTAAAQAMTLPL is encoded by the coding sequence ATGAGCGAGCAGAACAAGCCGCTGGTCGGCGTCATCATGGGTTCCTCGTCCGACTGGGACGTGATGCAGAATGCCGTGGCCATCCTGAAGCAGTTCGGCGTGCCGTTCGAAGCGCAGGTGATCTCGGCCCACCGCATGCCGGACGAGATGTTCACCTATGCCGAACAAGCGCGTCGCCGCGGCCTGCGCGCCATCATCGCCGGCGCCGGCGGCGCGGCCCACTTGCCTGGCATGGTGGCCGCCAAGACCATCGTGCCGGTGCTGGGCGTGCCGGTGCCGTCGAAATACCTGCGCGGCGAGGATTCGCTGCTGTCGATCGTGCAGATGCCGAAAGGCGTGCCGGTGTCGACCTTCGCCATCGGCGAAGCCGGCGCCGCCAACGCGGCCCTGACCGCGGTGGCCATCATCGCCGCGGGCGACGACGCGTTGGCCGACAAGCTGGAGCAGTTCCGCCGCGACCAGACCGCCGCCGCCCAGGCCATGACTCTTCCCCTGTAA
- a CDS encoding SGNH/GDSL hydrolase family protein, producing the protein MVQAAVRAAAMQPGNQAVAQPAVYGPIVAAAQADGTAAGNTAAGAYATANATAMVTALGTAGAQMAGLVKSELLAKGAKYVIVANLPDVASTPTAKSRPVAIQQLVTAMVNAFNTQLKAGLGADDARVLYTDLYSVSNDQVKNPGPYGLTNTSAPACAENALGTTSLICTANNTVAGDVSRYMFADGIHPTPFENDLIARYVFKDMAIKGWL; encoded by the coding sequence GTGGTGCAGGCAGCCGTGCGCGCCGCAGCGATGCAGCCGGGTAACCAGGCGGTCGCCCAGCCGGCCGTATATGGCCCGATCGTGGCCGCCGCCCAGGCCGACGGCACCGCCGCCGGCAATACCGCGGCCGGCGCCTACGCCACTGCCAACGCGACCGCCATGGTCACCGCGCTCGGCACCGCCGGCGCCCAGATGGCTGGCCTGGTCAAGAGCGAACTGCTGGCCAAGGGCGCCAAGTACGTCATCGTCGCCAACCTGCCGGACGTCGCCAGCACCCCGACCGCCAAGTCGCGTCCCGTCGCGATCCAGCAACTGGTGACCGCCATGGTCAACGCCTTCAACACCCAGCTGAAAGCCGGCCTGGGCGCCGACGATGCGCGCGTGCTGTACACCGACCTGTACAGCGTCAGCAACGACCAGGTGAAGAACCCCGGCCCATACGGCCTGACCAACACCAGCGCACCGGCCTGCGCCGAAAATGCACTGGGCACGACCTCGCTGATCTGCACCGCGAACAACACGGTCGCAGGTGATGTGAGCCGCTACATGTTCGCCGACGGGATCCACCCGACCCCGTTCGAGAACGACCTCATCGCCCGCTACGTCTTCAAGGACATGGCAATCAAGGGCTGGCTGTAA
- a CDS encoding phosphatase PAP2 family protein, with translation MLYASPLRRLPLAIAIGAVLALSACGGSDHHDDADVVVVLPPAPADQGAADTAPVPAVTAFVDTVATNQRGDARYATLATNAGVRVLGGMLNIWKPLTEIVDAGQTAPAADGFPAVVASSWTGLPNDGTPGGTIVNPQVHNANIDYVVKATASRTQEQTLLAYLDDRRGKGYSTASGMGPLTDAWRSASRQTTTINDMPADAVSVKYDDGGNNNGVGGDANPEFGKVIDLVNAMGANGSTEPAKRFYKYARPYRWSSAVKVVPQLEPAKSTTPGTDGGYTSGHSAEATRNAVAMAYVVPERFQEMVGRGLELGESRILAGMHSPLDVMSGRVQAQAVAAANLIAAGATTRAAARAQAQTTLMKLTNTTPATFANYAASGTPANDRFADYATSKANYLRRMTYGLPQIGSTTTPAVVPKGAEVMLETRLPYLSEAQRRVVLKTTAIPSGYPVLDDPEGWGRLNLFAAADGYAVFSGNVVVNMDASKGGFNAADRWRNDISGSGKLVKQGSGVLKLGGRNSWTGGAQVEGGTLEALSMTAFGTGDVYVASGATVVNNTAGTLALAKGYTQLKGGTLEMRIGAVTHGHLSVSGAVAIGGGTLRIVFQNGYKPAAGATLKVITAGSLKGKFETITVDGYTVTPTYTATGLELRLGA, from the coding sequence GCCTGCGGTGGTTCGGATCACCATGACGATGCCGATGTCGTCGTCGTCCTGCCGCCGGCGCCGGCCGACCAGGGCGCCGCCGATACCGCACCGGTCCCGGCCGTCACGGCCTTCGTGGACACCGTCGCCACCAACCAGCGCGGCGACGCCCGCTACGCCACCCTGGCCACGAATGCCGGCGTGCGCGTGCTGGGCGGCATGCTGAACATCTGGAAGCCGCTCACCGAGATCGTCGACGCCGGCCAGACCGCCCCTGCGGCCGACGGCTTCCCCGCCGTCGTCGCCTCCAGCTGGACCGGCCTGCCGAACGACGGCACGCCGGGCGGCACGATCGTCAACCCGCAAGTCCACAACGCGAACATCGACTACGTGGTCAAGGCCACCGCCAGCCGCACACAGGAGCAGACCTTGCTGGCCTACCTGGACGACCGCCGCGGCAAGGGCTACAGCACCGCCAGCGGCATGGGCCCGCTGACCGACGCCTGGCGCAGCGCCTCGCGCCAGACCACCACCATCAACGACATGCCGGCGGACGCCGTCAGCGTCAAGTATGACGACGGCGGCAACAACAATGGCGTCGGCGGCGACGCCAATCCCGAGTTCGGCAAGGTGATCGACCTGGTCAACGCGATGGGGGCCAACGGCTCGACCGAGCCGGCCAAGCGCTTCTACAAATATGCAAGGCCGTACCGCTGGAGCAGCGCGGTGAAGGTGGTGCCGCAGCTGGAGCCGGCCAAGAGCACGACGCCGGGTACCGACGGCGGCTACACCAGCGGCCACTCGGCGGAAGCGACCCGCAACGCCGTCGCCATGGCCTATGTGGTGCCGGAGCGCTTCCAGGAAATGGTCGGCCGGGGCCTCGAGCTGGGCGAGAGCCGCATCCTGGCCGGCATGCACTCGCCGCTGGACGTGATGAGCGGCCGCGTGCAGGCGCAAGCCGTCGCAGCGGCCAACCTGATCGCCGCCGGCGCCACCACCCGCGCCGCCGCCCGCGCCCAGGCGCAGACGACGCTGATGAAGCTGACCAACACCACGCCGGCCACCTTCGCGAACTATGCCGCATCCGGCACGCCTGCCAACGACCGCTTCGCCGACTATGCGACGAGCAAGGCGAATTACCTGCGCCGCATGACCTATGGCCTGCCGCAGATCGGCTCGACCACCACGCCGGCCGTCGTGCCGAAAGGCGCCGAGGTGATGCTGGAAACCCGCCTGCCCTACCTGAGCGAAGCGCAGCGCCGCGTGGTGCTCAAGACGACCGCGATCCCTTCGGGCTATCCGGTGCTGGACGATCCCGAAGGCTGGGGCCGGTTGAACCTGTTTGCCGCCGCCGACGGCTACGCCGTCTTCAGCGGCAACGTGGTCGTGAACATGGATGCGAGCAAGGGCGGCTTCAACGCCGCCGACCGCTGGCGCAACGACATTTCGGGCAGCGGCAAGCTGGTCAAGCAAGGCAGCGGCGTCCTGAAGCTGGGCGGCAGGAACAGCTGGACCGGCGGCGCCCAGGTCGAGGGCGGCACGCTCGAAGCCCTGTCGATGACGGCCTTCGGCACCGGCGACGTGTATGTCGCCAGTGGCGCCACGGTGGTGAACAATACGGCGGGCACGCTGGCGCTGGCGAAGGGGTACACCCAGCTCAAGGGCGGCACGCTGGAAATGCGCATCGGCGCGGTGACCCACGGCCACCTGAGCGTCAGCGGCGCGGTGGCCATCGGCGGCGGCACGCTGCGCATCGTGTTCCAGAACGGCTACAAGCCGGCGGCCGGCGCCACGCTCAAGGTCATCACGGCGGGCAGCCTGAAGGGCAAGTTCGAGACCATCACGGTCGACGGCTACACGGTCACCCCGACCTATACCGCGACCGGGCTGGAACTGCGCCTGGGCGCATGA
- a CDS encoding SGNH/GDSL hydrolase family protein translates to MRHTKFALAVLTAALLTACGGGTSPAGGDQTTKLTFTNMVSFGDSLSDVGTYRVGAVAAAGGGKFTINGDSTAKNVDLTGKIWLDFMAAQLKLPAPCAAQTGLQGNAALGFNVPIVNHPNCFNYAQGGSRVVNPIGPGNAATGSPIGEMTTPMVTQIANHLAKTGNKFTGTELVTVLSGGNDVLMQLAAVTNAGTAAGAQAFATALATRLAAGATNPQAAAQAIGAAIAT, encoded by the coding sequence ATGCGTCACACCAAATTCGCGCTGGCCGTTCTGACGGCCGCGCTCCTGACCGCATGCGGCGGCGGCACCAGCCCGGCCGGCGGCGACCAGACCACCAAGCTCACCTTCACCAATATGGTGTCGTTCGGCGACAGCCTGTCGGACGTGGGCACCTATCGCGTCGGCGCGGTGGCGGCGGCCGGCGGCGGCAAGTTCACCATCAATGGCGACAGCACTGCCAAGAATGTCGACCTGACCGGCAAGATCTGGCTCGACTTCATGGCCGCCCAGCTCAAGCTGCCGGCCCCGTGCGCCGCCCAGACCGGCCTGCAGGGCAATGCCGCGCTCGGCTTCAACGTGCCGATCGTGAACCACCCGAACTGCTTCAACTATGCGCAAGGCGGTTCGCGCGTGGTCAACCCGATCGGCCCGGGTAACGCCGCCACCGGCTCGCCGATCGGCGAAATGACCACCCCGATGGTCACCCAGATCGCGAATCACCTGGCCAAGACCGGCAACAAGTTCACCGGCACCGAACTGGTGACCGTGCTGTCGGGCGGTAACGACGTGCTGATGCAGCTGGCCGCCGTGACCAATGCCGGCACGGCCGCCGGCGCGCAAGCCTTCGCCACCGCCCTGGCCACCCGCCTCGCGGCCGGCGCGACCAACCCGCAAGCCGCGGCGCAAGCCATCGGCGCGGCGATCGCCACCTAG